Sequence from the Microbacterium faecale genome:
CGGCGCGCGCGTGGCGCAGCTTCACCTCGGAGTTCGTCGATGCGCTGCTGGCTGAGGATGTCACCGGCCTCATCGCGGTGGGCGCCATGATGAGCGACGTGCCGCACACGCGTCCGATCGCCGTGCACGCCGTGAGCGAGAACGAGCTTCTCCGCGACCAGCTCGACATCGACCGCGGCCGCTACGAGGGCCCCACGGGGATCCTCGGCGTCCTCACCGATGCCACCGAGCGCGCGGGAATTCCGACGATGTCGCTGTGGGCGAGCGTGCCGCACTACGTCGCCGGCACGTCGCCGTCGCCGAAGGCGACGCTCGCGCTGCTCGAGCGGCTCAGCGACCTCACGGCGCGCGAGATCGACCTCGGCTCGCTCCCGACCGAAGCCGCCGCGTGGGAAGCGACGGTCGATGCGGCCGCCGCGGACGACGACGAGATGACGGACTACATCCATCAGCTCGAGGAGACGCGCGACACATGGGACTCCCCCGACGCCTCGGGAGACGCGATCGCCCAGGCCTTCGAGAAGTACCTGCGGGGAGACGGCGGCGGCAAGGGCCGCC
This genomic interval carries:
- a CDS encoding proteasome assembly chaperone family protein, whose protein sequence is MDDTTRDALGPRIAVAAFDGWNDAGEAASHATSVLRESTPSIEVASVDPELFFDYQYTRPFLRTDGEGRRHIDWPEASLYRPRDANGFWTLRGVEPARAWRSFTSEFVDALLAEDVTGLIAVGAMMSDVPHTRPIAVHAVSENELLRDQLDIDRGRYEGPTGILGVLTDATERAGIPTMSLWASVPHYVAGTSPSPKATLALLERLSDLTAREIDLGSLPTEAAAWEATVDAAAADDDEMTDYIHQLEETRDTWDSPDASGDAIAQAFEKYLRGDGGGKGRPPRG